One Fusobacterium nucleatum genomic window carries:
- a CDS encoding aminopeptidase P family protein, which yields MLNKEVYVNRRKKLKENFKDGLILIMGNNFSPLDCEDNTYPFIQDATFKYYFGIDHNGLIGIIDIDKNKEIIFGNDYTMSDIIWMGKQKFLKELAIEVGIEKFIEKEELKKYLENRKNIRFTNQYRTDNIMYLSSILNINPFEFDKNISFDLVKAIIKQRNIKDKIEIEEIEKAVNITKEMHLSAMRNVKAGIKEYELVAEVEKQPRKYNAYYSFQTILSKNGQILHNHSHLNSLKDGDLVLLDCGALSDEGYCGDMTTTFPVSGKFTERQKTIHNIVRDMFDRAKDLAKAGITYKEVHLEACKVLAENMKKLGLMKGEVENMVNSGAHALFMPHGLGHMMGMTVHDMENFGEINVGYEEGEKKSTQFGLSSLRLAKKLEIGNVFTIEPGIYFIPELFEKWKNEKLYEEFLNYDEIEKYMDFGGIRMERDILIQEDGTSRILGDRFPRTADEIEEYMKEYRK from the coding sequence ATGTTAAATAAGGAAGTATATGTAAATAGAAGAAAGAAATTAAAAGAAAATTTTAAAGATGGTTTAATTTTAATAATGGGAAATAATTTTTCTCCTCTTGATTGTGAAGATAACACATATCCATTTATCCAAGATGCCACTTTTAAATATTATTTTGGTATTGATCACAATGGATTAATTGGAATTATTGATATAGATAAAAATAAAGAAATAATTTTTGGAAATGACTATACAATGTCAGATATTATTTGGATGGGAAAACAAAAGTTTTTAAAAGAACTGGCTATTGAAGTTGGAATAGAAAAATTTATTGAAAAAGAAGAACTAAAAAAATATTTAGAAAATAGAAAAAATATAAGATTTACTAATCAATATAGAACAGATAATATTATGTATTTAAGTTCAATTTTGAATATAAATCCTTTTGAATTTGATAAAAATATATCTTTTGATTTAGTGAAAGCTATAATAAAACAAAGAAATATTAAAGATAAAATTGAAATAGAAGAGATAGAAAAAGCAGTTAATATAACGAAGGAAATGCATCTTTCTGCTATGAGAAATGTAAAAGCAGGAATAAAAGAATATGAACTTGTTGCAGAAGTTGAAAAACAACCAAGAAAATACAATGCCTATTATTCATTTCAAACTATACTTAGTAAGAATGGACAAATTTTACATAATCATAGCCATTTAAATAGCTTAAAAGATGGAGATTTGGTTTTACTTGATTGTGGAGCATTAAGTGATGAAGGTTATTGTGGAGATATGACAACAACTTTTCCTGTAAGCGGTAAATTTACTGAAAGACAAAAGACTATACATAATATAGTAAGAGATATGTTTGATAGAGCAAAAGATTTAGCAAAAGCAGGAATTACATATAAGGAAGTACACTTGGAGGCCTGTAAGGTTTTAGCAGAAAATATGAAAAAACTTGGACTTATGAAAGGAGAAGTTGAAAATATGGTTAATTCAGGAGCACATGCCTTATTTATGCCACATGGTTTAGGACATATGATGGGGATGACAGTTCATGATATGGAAAATTTTGGTGAGATAAATGTTGGTTATGAAGAAGGAGAAAAGAAATCAACTCAATTTGGTTTATCTTCTTTAAGACTTGCTAAAAAGTTAGAAATTGGAAATGTCTTTACTATTGAGCCAGGAATATACTTTATACCAGAACTTTTTGAAAAATGGAAGAATGAAAAATTATATGAAGAATTTTTAAATTATGATGAAATAGAAAAGTATATGGATTTTGGTGGAATTAGAATGGAAAGAGATATTTTAATTCAAGAAGATGGAACAAGCAGAATTTTAGGAGATAGATTTCCAAGAACTGCTGATGAGATAGAAGAATATATGAAAGAATATAGAAAATAA
- a CDS encoding nucleotide pyrophosphohydrolase produces MVNIQQGLLKKLSDKSSINEIQSYIKKVMEVRGFNKEKSSDKILLLVEEVGELAKAIRKNEKKLGIDKTKEYNYSSIESEIADVFIVLLSICDTLNIDLLKVFLDKEEENIKRIWSVNK; encoded by the coding sequence ATGGTGAATATCCAGCAAGGACTATTAAAAAAGCTATCAGATAAATCTTCTATAAATGAAATACAAAGTTATATAAAGAAAGTCATGGAAGTAAGAGGATTTAATAAAGAAAAGTCCTCAGATAAAATTTTGTTGTTGGTTGAGGAAGTAGGAGAATTAGCCAAAGCTATAAGAAAAAATGAAAAAAAGTTAGGGATAGATAAAACTAAAGAATATAATTATTCTTCTATTGAGAGCGAAATAGCAGATGTCTTTATAGTTCTTTTATCTATATGTGATACTTTGAATATAGATTTATTAAAAGTGTTTTTAGATAAGGAAGAAGAAAATATTAAAAGAATTTGGTCAGTAAATAAATAA
- a CDS encoding ISL3 family transposase: MISLSLSNFIKNILNIQDDNISFPEEDYCHIIQKANYVIKVFKGFLKSNYCSCPHCNSKNIVKNGSRERNIKFIPFQNYNIELNLSIQRYICKDCKKTFSPSTSIVKDNSNISNNLKYTIAQELQENISLTFIAKKYNLSISSVQRIMDECYSDFKVNKDHLPETICIDEFKSVKNIDGAMSFIFADYQTKNIIDIVEDRRLNSLTEYFSRFSLEARNNVKYICMDMYSPYISLVKSIFPESEIVLDKFHIVNLVSRAFNQTRISIMNSLKDDSLKRKLKLFWKLLQKYYPDLCQEPYYCPSFKYKLSTKQKVDYLLEKSPELDVNFNIYQDILQAIRHNNFKRFENIVKKNLAKKEKVSKQMLTALKSLKKYMKHIENMFKSNITNGLIEGLNNKIKSIKRTAFGYSNFSNFKKRILIQAGIISISA, translated from the coding sequence GTGATTTCATTGTCTCTATCTAATTTTATCAAAAATATCTTAAATATTCAAGATGATAATATTTCTTTTCCAGAAGAAGATTATTGTCATATCATTCAAAAAGCTAATTATGTAATTAAAGTTTTTAAAGGATTTCTTAAATCTAATTATTGTTCTTGCCCTCATTGTAACTCTAAAAATATTGTTAAAAATGGTTCTAGGGAACGTAATATTAAATTTATTCCTTTTCAAAATTACAATATTGAACTTAATCTTAGTATACAGAGATACATCTGCAAAGATTGTAAAAAAACTTTTTCTCCTTCTACTAGTATTGTTAAAGATAATTCTAATATTTCTAATAACCTTAAATACACTATTGCGCAAGAACTTCAAGAAAATATTTCTCTTACTTTTATTGCTAAGAAGTACAATCTTTCTATTTCTTCAGTTCAAAGAATTATGGATGAGTGTTACTCTGATTTTAAGGTTAATAAAGACCATTTACCTGAAACTATATGCATTGATGAGTTTAAGTCAGTTAAAAATATTGATGGTGCTATGTCTTTTATCTTTGCTGATTATCAAACTAAAAATATTATTGATATTGTTGAAGATAGAAGATTAAATTCCTTGACAGAATATTTTTCAAGATTTTCACTTGAAGCTAGGAATAATGTAAAATATATCTGTATGGATATGTATTCTCCATATATTAGTTTAGTAAAATCTATTTTTCCTGAGTCTGAGATAGTATTAGATAAGTTTCATATTGTTAATCTAGTTAGTAGAGCTTTTAACCAAACTAGAATATCCATTATGAATTCTCTTAAAGATGATTCATTAAAAAGAAAATTAAAACTATTTTGGAAATTACTCCAAAAATATTATCCTGACCTTTGTCAAGAACCATATTATTGTCCAAGCTTTAAATACAAACTTAGTACTAAGCAAAAAGTGGACTATCTTCTAGAAAAAAGTCCTGAATTAGATGTTAATTTTAATATATATCAAGATATTCTTCAAGCAATAAGACATAATAATTTTAAAAGATTTGAAAATATTGTAAAGAAAAATCTAGCCAAAAAGGAGAAAGTATCTAAACAAATGCTTACAGCTTTAAAGAGTTTAAAAAAATATATGAAACACATTGAAAATATGTTTAAGTCAAACATTACAAATGGTTTGATAGAAGGTTTAAACAACAAAATTAAGTCAATAAAGAGAACAGCATTTGGATATTCAAATTTTAGTAATTTTAAAAAGCGCATATTAATTCAAGCAGGAATTATATCAATTAGTGCTTAA